TGTCAAATATTCTTATTGCTAAAACCGATAAAGATTGTACAATAGTCGGAACTGCCGTTCATATTGCAGGTACAACAGAAATTTCAGACGAATCGACCAAAATATTCTCCATTCTTGCTAATATTTCAACGGGGTTATTTCAAGTAATGATAAATAGCACTCACGCCTTAGAAAATGCGGATATAACAGTGTATGATATACTCGGAAATATAGTTTACTCGAAGCAGATTCCTTCAGCCGGTTCACAATTGGAACTAAATCTGACCAACTGTACTGATGGCATGTATTTAGTTCGTCTTACTGATTCTTCAATTTCATTTGCCGAAAAAATATTCATCTGCCGATAGCTGGTTTTTTGTCTCTTTAATAAATGCATGATATTTTGTGCCTATGGCACAACCAACTAATAAATGGATATTTTCTAGAAATATCGTGTGCCTAAAGGCACAAACAATTTCTCCCCAATATTTGTTAAGAATTAAAACGGATATGTATATTGCCATCCCTTTAGGGATGCAATATTTCTAGAACAATGATGGTTTATGAAAGATTTGTCCCTATAGGGACAAAATATTTTGTAGCACAAACACCAACCACCACCGGCAACACAATCCTTTTGTATTTTTTGCGTTTATAAATAATAACCCCGATTTCATAAAAACACTTTCGCGAATTACCTTTTTGCCGTTTGTGGTATAAATAGTAAATACAAAAAACTGCGCATCATGAGAAAAACAGCCGGTTTCCTTCTGCTTCTGATAATAACCTGTTCGTATGTTCCCAATTTGATAGCTCAGAACACTGTAGTCGCAAACTTTGAGTTCAGGGATGTGAATGAAAAGCCACTGGCATCCAAACAATTCATTATTTACAAAGCTGACAAAACGGTGCTGTTGAAAGGTATTACCGATGCATCGGGAAATTATACCGCTAAACTTGTAAAAGGCTCTACGCTGACTGTTGAATTTACCGAATCGGGCGAAAATTGGTCGTTTGAACTCAATATCCCGAATAAGGAAGGTCTCAATTCTTTCACCACCGTTTGCAAGATTTCGCTCGAAGCCGGTACAATTCCTGCAGCCGAAACATCGCATACTACACATCTTATTTTCAAAGTTACTGACGAAAATAATGTATATGAACAGGAAGCTGTAATAAGCCTGTCGCAGAACGGCAATGAGGTTTATAACTGTACTACCGGACTTGACGGCACCTGCGCCACCGATATCGACCAGTATCAGACGTATGATCTCACCATTTCAAAATTCGGAAGAATATTCAAAAAGAAAATTGAATTGCCGAAAAATGAACGCTATTCGGAGTACGTCTATAATATAACCATTCAGGTTGTGACACAGTACAAGCGCACTTACACGCTTGACAACGTCTATTTTGATTATGATAAATCCGATATCCGTGAGGAGTCATTTCCTGCCCTGAACGCGCTTTATTCCGCAATGAAAGAAAATCCCGCTATGGTGGTTGAAATTGCCGGACATACCGATAATAAAGGCCCCGACGACTATAACATGGAATTATCGCAGCGCCGCTCAAACGCTGTCCGCGATTATCTGGTGAAGAAAGGTATCTCCGCCAAACGCATCCTTCCGAAAGGCTATGGCGAAAATGAACCCATAGATACCAACGATACAGATGCCGGCCGTCAGAAAAACAGAAGAACAGAAGTTCGCGTGATAAGCGAATAATAATCTGTAAGTCTATAAGTTAAACTGTTTTTATTAACGCCAGAAATGTCTTTTTTCGTATTGAAAACTGTCGGCGCTTTCTTATTTTTGCTTCAGTAAACCTTTCCCCCAAAAAAACTAAAAACTTATGAAAAGGACAATAATGTTCTTTATTGCCGCGCTGTTATGCTGCGGTGCTTTTCAGAGAGCAATGGCTCAGGATAAAATGGTCGTGAACCTCAGATTCAGGTATGAAGACGGTCGCTCCATTCCAAACAAAAATTTTAGAATTTCAAATCCTGACAAATCGATTGTGTATAAAGAAACGTCAAGCGATGAAGGTGATTTCACTATTGTTCTACAAAAAGGATTTGAAGGTTCAATAGAATTTGCTGAAGCAGGCTTTAACTGGTCGTTTGAATTGATTGTGCCTAAAGATTTTGAACTGAATGTTTACGAAAAAGTATGCAAAATTTCAATCAAAACCTTCGATTAATCACCACATTCAATTGCTATTCATGTTCCTTACGGGCGTTCGGAATTACTTTCCAGGTGTTCAGATTGAAATGACTGCCGTGCTGCAGAAATCCCACCTGTATGCCTTCGATGATAATTTCGCCGCCGTCATCAATATCATAATAATTGGAGTATTCCACATTTTCGGTCGATACAACGGTCACCATTTCGTGACCGTAAACTTCAAATATCATCGAAGGTGCAATGATAATACCTGTGTTTTCGCCTATCCCGACGCCTTTGCGTGTGCGGCCTGAGCACAGAAACTGAGTGAGCCTGCCGAGCCGGCCGCGGTTCACAAAACGGGTATCGATGGCAATATTTTTGATGAATCCGAAGCCGTCATGAATGTTGATGCTTCCTTTGGAAAGACCTTTTTCGTCGCCGCCCGTGAATACGGGATCGCCGGTAGCCGATGCGCCTGCACTTGTTCCTGCCACTGTTGCACCTTCATTATTTGCTTTATGAATGGCTTCGAGCAATGCGGTTCCTTCAAGTACATAAATCAGTTTCAGCAGGTCGCCTCCGGTAAAGAAGATAAGGTCAGCTTCAGCAATTTTATCAATGAATTCTTGCTGTTCTGCCTGCTGACGGTCACGAATATCAAGTATCTCAACATTTTTGGCGCCCAGTTTTTTAAAGGCGGTCATATATTCTTCTGCAACGCCTCGTGGATAGGCGGATGCGGACGGAATAATACAAACGTTGTGGGAATTATTGAGCGATAATGTTTTTGCGAGTATGCTTTCCTTGCCTTTTTTTTCTTCGGCACCGCCAATGAGGACGAGATAGCCTTTGCTTGCGCTTTTCCGGATCGGGGTCATCTTTATGTTGTGTTATAGGTAGTAAGGGCAGTTTTGTAAAAAGACCGCAAAGGTACAAAATAAATCAACGCGAAGGCTTACAGGCTGTTCAAAGAAAAAACAGCATCCGAATGAACCGGATGCTGTCCTGTTTTTTTTCCGGCGAAATCCGGATTTAACTTTCTGAAATATTAAAAAGCTACATTACAGCCATTTAATGAGGTTGAAATCCTGACGGTGCGGCATCATCGCATTTCGTGGAAACATCCGGAACGCAAAATCAAATACGCCGACCCGTTCTGCGTGAATGTCGCAACCATAAGTGATGACATTGCAGTTCGAACTTAATATCTTCAACTCCTGCATGTGCGTTATCCGTTCTACCTGATCATTTACCTTCTGACCGAATATTATTTCAATACCGATATCCGAACCGGAAAGTTCATTCATCTTCAGCACGATTTCGGCATGGAATGTTTCGCCCAGCGTGAGTGGGTTTTTATTGGTGTCGGTCATAGTCACCGAAACTACTTCAATGCTTTCCCAGCCACGCAGCATTTTTTGTTTCCATGCTGCCATTTTCTTGGCATTTTCAAAATTATCGGCGGTCATTTCTTTCTCGCGGCCGAACATTTTCAGATAATACTTGTTGTAGTAATCATCCACCATACGTTTCATAGTGAAATGAGGAGTGATGAGTGCTATGGTATTTTTAATGTGAGCCACCCACTTTTCAGGAACGCCCTGGTCGTTTAATCCGTAAAATGCAGGAACAATTTCATTTTCTATGATGTTGTAAATCGTTTCGGCATCCAGTTCATCCTGTATCGGCTGATCCTGGTAGGTGCGTTCTTCTTTGAGTGCCCAACCGGCATCGGGTTTGTAACCTTCGGCCCACCATCCGTCGAGCACGCTGAAATTGGCAACACCGTTCATAATGGCTTTTTCGCCACTGGTGCCTGATGCTTCGAGCGGACGTGTCGGCGTGTTCAACCAAACGTCAACACCTTGTGTCAGTCTTTTACCCAGATCAATATCATAATTCTCCAGAAAGATGATTTTGCCCAGGAATTCAGGTCTGCGGGTAATCTCAAAGATTCTCTTAATCAAATCCTGTCCTGCCTTATCGTTGGGGTGAGCTTTGCCGGCAAATACAAACTGAACGGGTTTATCGATATTATTCACGATGCGTGCCAAACGTTCCAGATTGGAGAACAGTAAATGCGCTCTTTTATAAGTAGCAAATCGCCTTGCAAAACCAATTGTAAGAACGGTTTCACTGAGTGTTTTGTTTGTTTTAAAGATGTTTTTCGGGTTTTCCTGTCTGCGCGTCATTTCATCAACCAGTCGTGTTTTCAGGTAAACGATAAGGTCTTTACGATGTTTTTGCCGCAGCTGCCATATTTTCTCATCGGGGACGTTATAAATCTTTTTCCAGTGGTCGGGATTCGACTGGTCGTTCAGATAACATTCACCAAATTCGGCGTCGTATAATTTTTTCCAGCGTTTAGATACCCATGTAGGGAAATGCACACCATTGGTCACATAACCTATATGCAATTCTTCAGGAAAATATCCCGGGTATAAATCCGAGAATAGCTGGCGGCTTACGCGTCCGTGAATTCTGCTCACACCATTTATCTCCGACGATAGTTTGGCGGCAAGAATACTCATGGAGAATTTTTCGAGATGGTCGTTATCATTGATGCGGCCAAGGTTCATGAAATTTTCCCATGTCATGTTGAGGCGTTCCGCGTAATGCGGAATATAGGTGCGCAATAAATCTTCGCTGAAGGTATCGTGCCCTGCCGGAACTGGCGTATGGGTAGTGAAAAGTGTAGATGCCCTTACCACTTCAAGTGCCTGACTGAACGGAAGTTTTTCGTCCTGAACAAATTTGCGCAAGCGCTCAATGCCGATAAATGCTGCATGACCTTCATTGCAATGATACAGGTTAGGATGAACAGAAAGTGCATCAAGCAGGCGAATACCGCCAACGCCCAGCAGCAATTCCTGTCTAAGCCTGAGGTCGGAATC
The window above is part of the Bacteroidota bacterium genome. Proteins encoded here:
- a CDS encoding cyanophycinase produces the protein MTPIRKSASKGYLVLIGGAEEKKGKESILAKTLSLNNSHNVCIIPSASAYPRGVAEEYMTAFKKLGAKNVEILDIRDRQQAEQQEFIDKIAEADLIFFTGGDLLKLIYVLEGTALLEAIHKANNEGATVAGTSAGASATGDPVFTGGDEKGLSKGSINIHDGFGFIKNIAIDTRFVNRGRLGRLTQFLCSGRTRKGVGIGENTGIIIAPSMIFEVYGHEMVTVVSTENVEYSNYYDIDDGGEIIIEGIQVGFLQHGSHFNLNTWKVIPNARKEHE
- a CDS encoding OmpA family protein, whose amino-acid sequence is MRKTAGFLLLLIITCSYVPNLIAQNTVVANFEFRDVNEKPLASKQFIIYKADKTVLLKGITDASGNYTAKLVKGSTLTVEFTESGENWSFELNIPNKEGLNSFTTVCKISLEAGTIPAAETSHTTHLIFKVTDENNVYEQEAVISLSQNGNEVYNCTTGLDGTCATDIDQYQTYDLTISKFGRIFKKKIELPKNERYSEYVYNITIQVVTQYKRTYTLDNVYFDYDKSDIREESFPALNALYSAMKENPAMVVEIAGHTDNKGPDDYNMELSQRRSNAVRDYLVKKGISAKRILPKGYGENEPIDTNDTDAGRQKNRRTEVRVISE